The Aerococcaceae bacterium DSM 111021 region ATGTTTGATGGGAAAATCGTAGCCAATATTCCAACACATGAGACGAATGAGCAAGAGTTAGGACTGATGATGGCAGGGACACCATTTGAAGAAATTGAAAAAGCTCGTCAGGAAGGAAGTGTTGTGTAATGAAGTCAAATTTTAAACAATTAATGGTCCCATTATTATCTGTAGTAATTGGATTGATTTTTGGAGCAATTATTATGTTAGTTTTTGGTTACAATCCTGTAGAGGGTTATAAAGCATTAATTACAGGTTCGTTAGGTAATCCTTTTAATATTGGTCAAACAATTCGTGCAGCGACACCCTTAATTTTTACTGGTCTTGGTTTTGCTGTTGCGTATACTGCTGGTTTTTTCAATATAGGACTGGCTGGGCAAGCGCTATGGGGTTGGTTAATCTCAGTGTGGATTGGAATCTCATTACCTGACGCTCCTTCATGGATAGTATTACCACTTGCTATTATTGGTGGAGCAGTTGCTGGTGCATTATGGGCTGGTATCGCTGGTGTATTAAAAGCTTTCTTTGATACGAGTGAAGTTATCGTAACAATCATGTTAAACTATGTAGCAATTTATATTTCGGATCATATTGTTCGAAATGTTATTACAGACCGAGCTGACGCAACGCCTTTTGTAGGACAAAATGCATCGTTACGTATGCAATGGTTAACAGATTTAACAAACGGATCAACAATTCATGGTGGAATATTTTTAGCATTAATCTTTGCTGTTCTTGTATATATTCTTCTTCAAAGAACAACAGTTGGTTTTGAGTTAAAATCCGTTGGATTTAACAAACATGCAGCAAACTATGCTGGAATGAATGCAAAGCGTAATATTATACTAGCTATGCTTTTATCTGGAGGTTTAGCTGGATTAGGTGGCGTTATGAATGGTTTAGGCGAATTTAGAAATGTATTCTTAACAAATGGTGTAGCCCCTGCAATTGGTTTTGATGGCTTAGCTGTTGCTTTACTAGGAGCATTGAATCCAATTGGAATTATATTTGCTAGTCTGTTATTTGGTGGTTTAAAAACCGGAGGAACAATTATGCCTCTAATGGCAGGTGTTCCATCTGAGATAGTTGAGATTGCGACGGCGGCAATTATCTTCTTCGTAGGTGCTAATTATATTATTACTTATTTTATAGATCGTCGTGAAAAATCTAAACTAAGTAATTCAGATGTGATTGTACAAGGAGGAGATGACTAATGGTTAATTTACTAGCTTTAATTGTATCATCTACATTAGTATATTCAGCCCCATTAATATTTACAGCCATCGGTGGAGTGTTTTCCGAACGTAGTGGTATTGTAAATGTTGGGTTAGAAGGTATTATGGTTATGGGTGCCTTCAGTTCGATAGTATTTAATTTATTTTTTGCCGAGTCATTCGGTTCATGGACACCATGGATAGGCTTGTTAGTTGGGGCAGTTGCAGGAGCCCTAATTGCAACTATCCATGCTTCAGCAACAGTGCATTTAAGAGCTGACCATATCATATCAGGTACGGTAGTGAACTTAGCTGCACCTGCTTTAGCGGTATTCCTTACACGTGTATTATTTGAACAAAGAGGTCAAACGGATATTATTCGTCAATCATTTGGATACTTTAATTTTCCAATATTAAGTGATATACCAGTGATTGGACGTATATTCTTCCAATCAACTTCTTTACCTGCCTATGTAGGGATATTAATCGCATTCATTTGCTGGTTTGTACTTGCTAGAACTCGCTTTGGTTTAAGAATTCGTTCAGTCGGGGAAAACCCACAAGCAGCTGATACAATGGGAATTAATGTTTATGCAATGAAGTATGCAGGTGTGTTACTTTCAGGTGTATTCGGTGGTATTGGGGGAGCTGTGTTAGCTCAATCGATTTCACTAAACTTCTCAGTGTCAACAATTGCTGGTCAAGGATTTATGGCTATGGCAGCAATGATTTTCGGGAAATGGAATCCAGTTGGAGCTATGCTAGCAGCAATATTCTTTGGGTTTGCTCAGAGTTTATCTGTAGTTGGATCTCAGATACCATTTATAGAGTCAATCGACCCAGTTTATTTACAAATTGCACCGTACATTATCACAATAATTGTACTAGTTAGTTTTGTAGGTAAGTCATCTGGTCCGGCTGCAAATGGTAAGACATATATTAAATCTAAATAGAACTCATTTAAAACGACCTACTTAATTGTAGTGTCGTTTTTTTGTTGCAAAAGAGTAGAAATATTTCTAATTAATATTATTATAAACAGTTTAAAATACTTTAGAATACAGATTACTATCCCAAAAATATATGTTATAATATGTGAGTATAGATTTAGATACAAAGAGGAGTCTGTTTTATGAGCGAATTGGGAACTAAATTGCGTGATGCGCGTGTTGAGAAAGGCTACACACTGAACACGTTACAACAAATGACAAAAATACAAAAAAAATATTTACAAGCTATTGAACTAGGTAACTATGATGAAATGCCAGGTAGCTTTTATGTACGTGCTTTTATAAAGCAATATGCCGATATGGTTGGTTTAGATGGGGACCAACTATTAATGGAATACGAGGATGAACTTACTTCGAATTCAGAGAATGAAGATATAACTGAGGACAACGATAGTCAAAAACTACCTAGTCGAACAGAGCGTTATGTATCTAACGAAAAAAATTCATTCGATACTGTTGTGTCTTATTTACCTATAATACTATTAGTAGCCATTGTTATAGGAATTATGGTTGCTTTAGTTGTTGCGATAAATAACATCGGTCAAGAAAATCAACCAACTGAATCAGCCGTAAGTGAAACATCTACCAGTATAGTAAGTGTAGTAGAGCCTGATTCAATGAATCAAGATGAGTCGGTAGAATCAGAAAGTATTGTTGAAGAGCCTACGCTGGACGAAAATGATTTAATGGTAGGAGATCAAGTATTAACATTGACTTCTGAACCTGGTGAAGCAACAACATATCAATTAAATGCACCATTTTCAGAGTATAGTTTTGAAATTGAAGGTAATAGTTTTGTTTGGGTAGGTGTTTTTGAAGACGGGGTTATTGTTCAAGATACAACGATAGTTGAAGGTGAAACATTAGAACATACAGTCACTGCGGGCACTCAAGAGGTTCGCGTTTCGTTCGGATATCCTGAAGGAGCTAACTTATCTGTAAATGGTACTTTAATAGAACCTCAAGGACAATATTTAACTGAAACAATTATATTTACAGCAGCTGAAGGAATTGAAGAAGAGACTGAAAATGAAACAATTGAATTAGATATACCTGAAGAAGATACGGAAACTAACGAAGAAGATTTCCAAGGACCAGCTGTATTAGATCCAGCCAATAACACGGATGGAGCTGAATAAAAATGCAAATGAATATAGCTAACAAACTTACTGTTGCAAGAATGATTTTAATACCAGTTTTTATTATTCTATTGTATGTTCCTAATCAGTATGGAACGATTGATTTATTAGGAGCAAGTGTTCCGGTCTTTCAATTTTTAGCCGGAATAGTATTTACTATAGCTAGTATTACTGATTATTTGGATGGATATTTAGCTAGAAAACATAACTTAGTTACAGCATTTGGAGAATTTTTTGATCCAATGGCGGATAAATTATTAGTTATTGCGGCTTTAATTATGCTAGTTCAATCAAATGCTGTACCAGCTTGGGTTGTTGTGATTATAGTTAGTCGTGAACTTTTGGTCACAGGACTTAGAGTACTTTTAGCTACTTACAGCGGAAAAGTTATGGCTGCTGCATTACCAGGGAAAATTAAAACTTTCACTCAAATGTTTGCGATAATTTTTTATCTATTTAATGACATTGGATTCGCATTAATCAATATTCCAATTTCTACGATACTAATTTATGTCTGTTTAATATTTACAGTATATTCTGGAGCAGAGTATTTTTACAAAGGTCGACATGTATTTTTAGATGCTCAATAACTTTAGTCATATAATATTTAATTAAAATTACTGCATATTATTTTTAGAACAATTTACTTCATGATAATCTTATCTGGAGTAAATTGTTTTATTTTGAAATAAATTAATGGAAACAGGGATTTTTCTTGTATATATATAGGGGGAGTTTTTTTGAAGGCTGAAATCATAGCAGTAGGTACAGAATTATTAATGGGGTATATTATAAATACAAATGCGAGTGACATAGCACAAGGATTATTAGATATTGGAATAGGAACTTATTACCAATCTGTTGTTGGTGATAATAAAGAAAGAATTAAGGAATCGTTGGAGATAGCATCTTCGAGATCAGATTTAATTGTCTTATCAGGGGGGTTAGGTCCGACTGATGATGATATAACGAAATTTGTACTTGCAGATTATTTAGGTGAAGAATTATTTCATGATAGTAACCAATTGGAGATGATTGAAAGTTACTTCAAGAATCAGAATCGTGAAATAACAGAGAATAATTACCGACAAGCCTTAACGATAAGTGGAGGTAAAACACTTAATAATAACGTTGGACTTTCAGCAGGTGTGATATATACAAAAAAAGTTGATAATAAAGACAAATATTATATTGTTTTACCAGGGCCACCATTTGAAATGCAACATATGTTGGACGAACAAGTCAAGCCATTCATCAAAAATGCAGTATCTGATCAAGGAGTCATCACTTCGAAATATATAAATTTATACGGTGTAGGTGAGTCCTTTGTGGCGGATACATTAGACGATTTGGTTAAAACTCAAACAAATCCAACAATTGCGATTTATGCAAAGCCAAAGAGGGTAACAGTTCGATTAACATCGAATTCAAAAAATTATGAACAATCGCTGGAATCTTTAGATAGTGTGTCTGAAGTGATTCGAAAACGATTTAGTAATAATTTTATCGGTTTTGGTTCAAATCAAACACTTGAGAAATATATCATCGATGAATTAACGAAACAAAAGAAAACTTTATCAGCCGCAGAAAGTTTGACTGGAGGATTAGTTTTAGAAAAACTAACTAATACACCAGGAGCAGGAGAAGTTATTAAAGGTGGTTTTGTTACTTATCAAACGAATCAGAAAGAAAAGATATTAGGTATTTCGAAAGAGTTGATAGAGAAGTACTCAGTAGTTAGTGCTGAAGTAGCAATATCAATGGCTGAAAAGACTTTGACTTTAACTGAAAGTGATATAGCGATTTCACTAACTGGTGTAGCTGGACCGTCTTCGTTAGAAGGGCATCCACCTGGAGAAGTCTTTATTGCTTTAGCAACAAATAATCATCCAACTAAAGTAACTCAGCTGAATATATCAAACAAGCCAAGACATATTGTTCGAGAAGTAGCAGAGTTTGAAGTGCTAAATTTAGTAAGAGAATTTTTAAATAAATAGAACATATGTTCGTTTTATACTTGCAAATCTGTTAAAGTAAAGATACAATATAAAAGTAAATGAAATGGAGGCACAAGTTATGGTAGATAAAGATAGAAGAAAAGCGTTGGACTTAGCGTTAAAAGGAATTGAAAAAAACTTTGGTAAAGGTGCAATTATGCGTCTAGGAGATCGCACTGATACGCAAATTTCGACGATACCAACAGGTTCACTACAGTTAGATATTGCACTAGGTGTAGGTGGATACCCGAGAGGGCGTATAATTGAATGTTACGGTCCAGAATCATCTGGTAAAACAACAGTTGCTTTACATGCAATTGCAGAAGTTCAAAAAAATGGTGGATTAGCAGCCTTTATAGACGCAGAGCATGCATTAGATCCTGCTTACGCAGCTAATTTAGGTGTAGATGTAGAAGAATTACTTCTTTCTCAACCTGATACAGGTGAGCAAGCATTAGAAATAGCTGATGCATTAGTATCATCTGGAGCCATCGATATCGTGGTTATTGACTCTGTTGCAGCGTTAGTTCCTAGAGCCGAAATCGAAGGTGAGATGGGAGACACTCATATTGGTCTTCAAGCTCGACTGATGTCTCAAGCGTTGAGAAAATTATCAGGATCAATTAGTAAAACAAAAACAATAGCATTTTTCATTAACCAAATACGTGAAAAAGTTGGAGTAATGTTCGGAAATCCAGAGACGACACCGGGTGGACGTGCACTTAAGTTTTACTCAACAATCCGTTTGGAAGTAAGACGTGCTGAATCTATTAAAGATAGTGGAAACTTTGTCGGTAATAGAACTCGAATCAAAGTTGTTAAAAACAAAGTAGCCCCACCATTTAAAGAAGCTATGGTAGATATTATCTTTGGAAAAGGGATTTCCAAAATCGGAGAAATTGTTGATATAGCAGCTGATTTAGAAATTATTAATAAAGCTGGGTCTTGGTATTCATATGGTGAAGAACGAATTGGACAAGGACGAGAGAATGCTAAAACATTTTTAGAAGAGAACCCTGACATACTTGAAGTTGTAGAAGGTAAAGTTAGAGAACATTACTTTACTCCAGTTGAAGTTAAAGAAGCCAAAGCTAAAGAAGAAGAGGCTAAAGCTAAACTAGAAGCTAAAGGGAAAAAAACAGAAAAAACAACTGAATTACCTTTAGATGAAAAAGTGTAATATAAATTAATTTAGTTTAATAAAGAGTACCAAAAAAGTTATCATTAATAACTTTTTTGGTACTCCTTTTTTGTTAAAAAAGATACTAGAAAATTTAAACTGAGTATATGTAAAGATTAGAAAAATAAATAACAATTGATTTTAGAAAAAAGCCCAATGAAATAGTAAGCGTTTTACTTTAGATGTTATCAAATCAAACTTGAATATTAGGTTAAATACGATTTGTCTATTATTATTAGAAATTAATTTAAAAATATCTATATTTTATAATTGTGATTGATTGACTAATTGACAAAATAATCATATGATAGTAAGTGTGGTTGCACACTATTTATTTTACTTAATTTTAACACTAAAATGAATACTTTAAAATTACATAGATCAGGAGGTGACTCATATGGACTTTATGTCAATCGCCTTCGCGATCGTTGCTTTAATAGTTGGAATTATAATTGGCTTTTTAATCAAAAATATGTCTGATAACAAACGTATTGATGGTGCGAAAGCAAACGCAGAAGTCATTGTAGATGACGCAATTAAACAAGCCCAAAATCTCAAACGAGAAGCGCTGTTCGAAGCGAAGGAAGAAAATCTGAAGTACCGTAATGAGATTGAGACGGAGTTAAAAGAGCGTCGCAATGAAGTCAGTAGATCTGAAAATCGTTTAATTCAAAAAGAAGAGAATTTAGATTCAAAAAGCAATAATTTAGATAAAAGAGAACTGAATATTGAATCTAAAGAAGATAATTTGAGCAAACGGTTACAAAGTGTTACTGATAAAGAAGCGAGAATTAATGAAATAATTCAACAACAAAAAGATGAATTAGAACGTGTCGCTGCATTATCACGTGATGACGCAAGAGAGTTAATTATTGATGAAACAAAAGATGGGTTAACTCAAGACATAGCAATAATGGTTCGAGATGCAGAGCAACAAGCTAAGGACGAAGCAGATCGTAATGCAAAAAATATTATTCTACAAGCTATTCAAAGAACATCGACTGATATTGTCACGGATAATTCAGTTAGTTTGGTTCAGTTACCTAATGACGACATGAAAGGTCGTATTATTGGTCGAGAAGGTAGAAATATTCGAACATTCGAAAGCTTAACTGGTATAGATTTAATTATTGATGATACACCAGATACAGTCGTATTAAGTGGATTTGATCCAATTCGACGCCAAATTGCAAAAATAGCTTTAGAAAAATTAATCCAAGATGGACGGATTCATCCTGCTCGTATTGAAGAGATGGTTGAAAGAGCTAGAAAAGAAGTCGATGAAAAAATTAGAGAAGTTGGTGAAGAAGCTACCTTTGAACTTGGTATCCATTCCCTACATCCAGATTTAATTAAAGTCATTGGACGACTAGCTTATAGAACTAGTTATGGACAAAATGTATTAAAACATTCAATAGAAGTAGCTAAGTTAACTGGCTATATGGCGAGCGAACTAGGTGAAGATGTTGTAGTAGCAAAACGAGCTGGTTTACTACATGATTTAGGTAAAGCATTGGATAATGAAATAGAAGGTACGCACGTTGAGATTGGTACAGAAATTGCAAAACGATATAAAGAATCAGATATTGTTATAAATGCAATTGCTTCCCATCATGGGGATACTCAGCCAACATCAATGATATCGGTTCTGGTTGCATTAGCAGATGCATTTTCTGCGGCCCGACCAGGAGCTAGAAGTGAATCTCTAGAGAATTACATTCGTCGACTTGAACAGTTGGAAGAAATTTCAACAAGCTTTGATGGTGTATCACATGCATACGCAATTCAAGCAGGTCGAGAAGTTAGAGTAGCTGTTAGACCAGATAAAATCAATGATGCACAAGCGGCTAAAGTGGCTCATGACATTCGAAAACGAGTTGAGTCAGAGATGAATTATCCAGGAAATATTAAAGTAACGGTAATTCGCGAAACAAGATCTGTCGAATATGCCAAATAATTGAGTTAAAACTACGAGCTTAAACGCTCGTAGTTTATTTTTTTGGTATTAAAGTATTTTGTTTGAAATATTAAGTACTAAATGAGTAGCTAGCAAAAAAGGTTCAAATCAGTGATAACATGTTGGCTTTATTTTGCTTGGAAATATTGATATGATAATAGGTAAGATTAATTGGAAAGAGGACTTTCATGAAAATATTATTTATAGGTGACATTGTTGGAGTAAGCGGTCAAAATGCAATAAAGAAATATTTAACACAACTTAAACAAGAGCACAAACCACAAGTAACTATCGCAAATGGAGAAAATATTGCGGATGGACATGGAATTACAGAATCTTTATATAAATGGTTAATGTCATCTGGTGTTGATGCAATTACCCTTGGAAATCATGCATTTGATAATCGAAATATTTATGAATTTATATCAGATGCAAAGTGTTTAGTACGTCCAGTAAATATGCCGGATGGAACTCCGGGTAAAGGAGTTCATTATGTTCGAGTTAATGATACTGAATTAGCCATAATTAATGTTATTGGGAATGTTTTTATGAAACCTTCACTAGATGCGTTTAATTACTTAAAGCCCATTATAGATGAAGTTAAAAAAAGAACAAATCATATTTTCATTGACTTTCACGGGGAAACAACGAGTGAAAAGCAAGCTATGGGCTTTTGGCTAGATGGTCAAATCTCTGCAATTGTTGGGACACATACACATGTACAAACTAATGATGGTAGAGTGCTTCCTCAAGGTACGGCATATATATCGGATGTGGGTATGACAGGTGCTTTAAATAGTGTGATTGGTTTCCGAAAAGAAGATTCATTAAAACGGTTTATGACTCAATTACCAACACGATTAGAGCAAGAAATTTCTAACGAAGCAATTATAAGTGCCGTAGTCATCGAAACGAATCCATCAACAGGATTAGCAAAATCAATCAAAACAATATATCAGCAAATTAGATAGGAAGATGTGGATGGCAAAGAAAACAAAGCAAACGCCAATGATGGAACAATATTTAAAGATAAAAGAAAGTTATCCAGATGCATTCTTATTTTATCGTTTAGGTGATTTTTATGAATTATTTCATGAGGACGCAATCCAGGCATCAAAAATATTAGAAATCACTTTAACATCAAGAAATAAAAATGCTGATAACCCTATACCAATGTGTGGCGTACCATATCACTCATCGACGGAGTATATTAAACGTTTAATAGAAGCGGGTTATAAAGTGGCCGTCTGTGAGCAAATGGAAGATCCTAAACAAGTTACTGGTATGGTTAAAAGGGAAGTAGTGCGTGTTGTGACACCAGGAACAATATTGGAAGATGATGCAATTCCTAATAAAGAAAATAATTATTTAGCTTGTATCCACATTAGTACCACTGGTTACTATCTGACATATATTGATATTTCAACTGGTGAATTATATTTAACGAAAACAATGATATGGAATCAATTAGTGAATGAAGTAAAAAGTATTAATCCATCAGAAGTCATTGTGGATGCAAAAATAGAACTTGAATTGTTAGATAAATTAAAACAGCAATTAGGCAGTTTCTTTACTTTGTACCAAGTCGATACGGAAATAGAAAATTCATGGAAGATATCAAATCCTTCTTCAGATGAACTTATAATTTTGAATATGCTTTATGGATATTTAGAAAGTATTTACATAACAAATTTAGAACATATTAAAGAAGTTGAACGTTATGAGTTAAGTTCATATATGCAAATGAACTATTATGCAAAATCACAATTAGAATTGACTCGGTCATTGCGTTCTCAGAAGAAAAAAGGATCTTTACTTGATTTAATAGACAAGACTAAAACAGCTATGGGTGGACGTAAGTTGCACCAATGGCTTGATAAACCATTACTTGATATGGATGAATTAGAAGAAAGACATCAAAAAGTAGAATACTTAATGGGGTTTTATTTTGAACGTGTCGATTTAATGGAAAACTTAGGACGAATTTACGACTTAGAACGACTAGTCACAAAAATAAGTTTGGGTAATGCAACAGCGCGAGATTTAAATCAACTACGTAATTCTTTACAAGGAATACCTCGAATTAATCAGACGTTAGAGGTAATTAATTCACATTTATTACATGAAGTGGATTATACACCATTTACTTTGTTAAATGAATTTAGCTCACTCTTGGAATATGTTGATTCTGTATTAATAGAAGATCCGCCAATCTCGATAACTGAAGGTAATATTATTAAAGATAACGTGAATCAACGGTTAGATGAATATCGGGATGCGTTAGAAAACGGCCAAAAATGGCTATCAGAGCTCCAAAAGAGAGAACGCGAGGAAACGGGTCTGAAAACCTTGAAAGTTGGTTATAATAAGGTTTTTGGTTATTATATTGAGATTAGCAGGCTCCAAGCAGCGAACTTTAATGATGATCGTTATATTCGTAAACAAACACTTACAAATGCTGAAAGATATATTACAGAAGAGCTTAAAGAGATTGAAGCAACTATTTTAGGAGCACAGGAGAAATCAACCTCACTTGAGTATGATTTATTTATTGATTTAAGAGAGTACGTTGCGAAGTATGTCAGTGGTTTACAAGAATTAGCTCATGAAGTAGCTACGCTGGATGTGTTAGTAAACTTTGCTAATATCAGTGAATCAGAGGATTATGTACGGGCAGAATTAACGCATGAGACTAAGAGAATTGAATTAGTAGATTCACGTCATCCAGTAGTGGAAAGCTTAATTGGAAAAGCAAATTTTGTTCCCAATTCATTGTTCTCAGACGAAGATAGTTCATTGCTTTTACTTACGGGACCAAACATGTCAGGTAAAAGTACATTTATGCGACAAGTCGCATTTTCTATTATTTTGAATCAAATTGGTTGTTTTGTCCCAGCTAAAAAGGCTAAGTTACCAATTATCGATAAAATATTTACTCGTATAGGGAGTTCAGATGATACAACAAGTGGTCAAAGTACTTTTATGGTTGAAATGATGGAGACAAATGTAGCTCTAGAAGAAGCCACTGAGAATAGTTTATTACTATTTGACGAAATTGGACGTGGAACGGCAACTTTCGATGGAATGGCATTAGCCGAAGCGATTATTAAATATATTGCTAAAAATGTTAAAGCTATGACTATTTTCTCTACTCATTACCACGAATTAACTGAATTAGATAAGACAATTAATGAAGTGAAAAACATTCATGTAGGTGCACAAGAGCATGAAGGGAATTTAATCTTTTTACATAAAGTCATTGATGGACCCGCAGATAAAAGTTATGGAATACATGTGGCTAAACTGGCAGGATTACCCCAAAGTGTCTTAGAAGAGAGTCAAGAAATTTTAATTGAACTTGAATCTAATGCTAAAAACCTACGCGAATCAGGAGCTGTGCAATTAGACTTATTTACAAATCATGAAAAAGATTTAATCAAGGAATCAATACCTGAAAACATTCAATCAATAGTGGATGATATCCACTCCCTTAATATCAATCAGATGACACCAATAGAAGCATTGCAAAAAATCTATGAGTGGCATCAACAAATAAAGTAATTTTTTGGAGGTGTAACTGTGGGAATTATAAGACAAATGCCAGACTTTTTAGCCAATCAAATTGCAGCGGGTGAAGTTGTTGAGCGCCCTGCATCGGTAGTTAAAGAACTCGTTGAAAATGCCATAGATGCAGAAAGTAAACAAATTCTTGTCGAATTAGTAGAAGCAGGCATCCAACAAATAAAAGTGACTGATGATGGGAAAGGTATTTTAGCTGAAGATTTACCAATGGCCTTTATGGCGCATGCAACAAGTAAAATTTATGAGACGACTGACTTATTCAATATCCATTCTCTAGGCTTTCGGGGAGAAGCGTTAGCAAGTATTGGTTCTGTAAGTAAAGTACGTATTGAATCAAAGACTGAGGAAGATATCAGTGGGCATTTTATTGAGATAGAAGGATCAAAAGTAATTGCAGAGGGTCTTACTCAAGCAAGAAACGGAACGACTATTGAAGTTAACAGTTTATTTTACAATACTCCGGCCAGACTTAAACATTTAAAAACAATCAAAACAGAATTAAGCCATACTCTAAAATTCATCCAAAATATTGCATTAGCGTATCCAGATGTTCGTTTTAGATTAACTCATAATGATCAAGAAATTTTTGCTAGTCATGGAAACAATAATCTTCAACAGGTCATTGCGAGTGTATATCAACCATCTCTAGCTAGGGATTTAATAGCAATTCAAAATGAATCGGATGATTTTTCAATTAACGGCTTTATATCCAAACCTACTCTTACTAGAACAAGTAAACAATACATACATTGGATTATTAATGGAAGATCAGTTAAAAGTTACATGTTAGATGAAGTATTAATTAAAGCGTATGGAAGACAGTTAATGATAGGACGCTATCCGATAGCAATAATCAATATTCAACTGGATCCAAGACTTGTCGACGTGAACGTTCATCCAACCAAACAAACAGTTCGATTAAGTAAAGAAGATGAATTAAGCGAGTTAGTTACTCAAGCTGTCCTTAAAACGTTAAACGAAGTAAATCCGATACCGTCATTAGAGGAAAGTGATTTAACTAAGTTAAGAGGCGATGATAATGTCTATG contains the following coding sequences:
- a CDS encoding ABC transporter permease; the protein is MKSNFKQLMVPLLSVVIGLIFGAIIMLVFGYNPVEGYKALITGSLGNPFNIGQTIRAATPLIFTGLGFAVAYTAGFFNIGLAGQALWGWLISVWIGISLPDAPSWIVLPLAIIGGAVAGALWAGIAGVLKAFFDTSEVIVTIMLNYVAIYISDHIVRNVITDRADATPFVGQNASLRMQWLTDLTNGSTIHGGIFLALIFAVLVYILLQRTTVGFELKSVGFNKHAANYAGMNAKRNIILAMLLSGGLAGLGGVMNGLGEFRNVFLTNGVAPAIGFDGLAVALLGALNPIGIIFASLLFGGLKTGGTIMPLMAGVPSEIVEIATAAIIFFVGANYIITYFIDRREKSKLSNSDVIVQGGDD
- a CDS encoding ABC transporter permease — encoded protein: MVNLLALIVSSTLVYSAPLIFTAIGGVFSERSGIVNVGLEGIMVMGAFSSIVFNLFFAESFGSWTPWIGLLVGAVAGALIATIHASATVHLRADHIISGTVVNLAAPALAVFLTRVLFEQRGQTDIIRQSFGYFNFPILSDIPVIGRIFFQSTSLPAYVGILIAFICWFVLARTRFGLRIRSVGENPQAADTMGINVYAMKYAGVLLSGVFGGIGGAVLAQSISLNFSVSTIAGQGFMAMAAMIFGKWNPVGAMLAAIFFGFAQSLSVVGSQIPFIESIDPVYLQIAPYIITIIVLVSFVGKSSGPAANGKTYIKSK
- a CDS encoding helix-turn-helix domain-containing protein; translation: MSELGTKLRDARVEKGYTLNTLQQMTKIQKKYLQAIELGNYDEMPGSFYVRAFIKQYADMVGLDGDQLLMEYEDELTSNSENEDITEDNDSQKLPSRTERYVSNEKNSFDTVVSYLPIILLVAIVIGIMVALVVAINNIGQENQPTESAVSETSTSIVSVVEPDSMNQDESVESESIVEEPTLDENDLMVGDQVLTLTSEPGEATTYQLNAPFSEYSFEIEGNSFVWVGVFEDGVIVQDTTIVEGETLEHTVTAGTQEVRVSFGYPEGANLSVNGTLIEPQGQYLTETIIFTAAEGIEEETENETIELDIPEEDTETNEEDFQGPAVLDPANNTDGAE
- the pgsA gene encoding CDP-diacylglycerol--glycerol-3-phosphate 3-phosphatidyltransferase — protein: MNIANKLTVARMILIPVFIILLYVPNQYGTIDLLGASVPVFQFLAGIVFTIASITDYLDGYLARKHNLVTAFGEFFDPMADKLLVIAALIMLVQSNAVPAWVVVIIVSRELLVTGLRVLLATYSGKVMAAALPGKIKTFTQMFAIIFYLFNDIGFALINIPISTILIYVCLIFTVYSGAEYFYKGRHVFLDAQ
- a CDS encoding competence/damage-inducible protein A; translated protein: MKAEIIAVGTELLMGYIINTNASDIAQGLLDIGIGTYYQSVVGDNKERIKESLEIASSRSDLIVLSGGLGPTDDDITKFVLADYLGEELFHDSNQLEMIESYFKNQNREITENNYRQALTISGGKTLNNNVGLSAGVIYTKKVDNKDKYYIVLPGPPFEMQHMLDEQVKPFIKNAVSDQGVITSKYINLYGVGESFVADTLDDLVKTQTNPTIAIYAKPKRVTVRLTSNSKNYEQSLESLDSVSEVIRKRFSNNFIGFGSNQTLEKYIIDELTKQKKTLSAAESLTGGLVLEKLTNTPGAGEVIKGGFVTYQTNQKEKILGISKELIEKYSVVSAEVAISMAEKTLTLTESDIAISLTGVAGPSSLEGHPPGEVFIALATNNHPTKVTQLNISNKPRHIVREVAEFEVLNLVREFLNK
- the recA gene encoding recombinase RecA, with protein sequence MVDKDRRKALDLALKGIEKNFGKGAIMRLGDRTDTQISTIPTGSLQLDIALGVGGYPRGRIIECYGPESSGKTTVALHAIAEVQKNGGLAAFIDAEHALDPAYAANLGVDVEELLLSQPDTGEQALEIADALVSSGAIDIVVIDSVAALVPRAEIEGEMGDTHIGLQARLMSQALRKLSGSISKTKTIAFFINQIREKVGVMFGNPETTPGGRALKFYSTIRLEVRRAESIKDSGNFVGNRTRIKVVKNKVAPPFKEAMVDIIFGKGISKIGEIVDIAADLEIINKAGSWYSYGEERIGQGRENAKTFLEENPDILEVVEGKVREHYFTPVEVKEAKAKEEEAKAKLEAKGKKTEKTTELPLDEKV
- the rny gene encoding ribonuclease Y — its product is MDFMSIAFAIVALIVGIIIGFLIKNMSDNKRIDGAKANAEVIVDDAIKQAQNLKREALFEAKEENLKYRNEIETELKERRNEVSRSENRLIQKEENLDSKSNNLDKRELNIESKEDNLSKRLQSVTDKEARINEIIQQQKDELERVAALSRDDARELIIDETKDGLTQDIAIMVRDAEQQAKDEADRNAKNIILQAIQRTSTDIVTDNSVSLVQLPNDDMKGRIIGREGRNIRTFESLTGIDLIIDDTPDTVVLSGFDPIRRQIAKIALEKLIQDGRIHPARIEEMVERARKEVDEKIREVGEEATFELGIHSLHPDLIKVIGRLAYRTSYGQNVLKHSIEVAKLTGYMASELGEDVVVAKRAGLLHDLGKALDNEIEGTHVEIGTEIAKRYKESDIVINAIASHHGDTQPTSMISVLVALADAFSAARPGARSESLENYIRRLEQLEEISTSFDGVSHAYAIQAGREVRVAVRPDKINDAQAAKVAHDIRKRVESEMNYPGNIKVTVIRETRSVEYAK